One Methanoculleus sp. 7T genomic window carries:
- a CDS encoding hydrogenase maturation nickel metallochaperone HypA/HybF — protein MHEYSIAYDIYTTARRAALENGAKEVKCVSVDVGKMAMANPEQVEFLFNVIIEDDPLFSGARLSCRDIEARTRCSCGYEGSERFVCPQCGKLPEVVAGMEIVVTNIEIEVDEE, from the coding sequence ATGCACGAGTACAGCATCGCCTACGACATCTACACGACCGCCCGCCGCGCCGCGCTCGAAAACGGCGCAAAAGAGGTGAAGTGCGTCTCGGTGGATGTCGGCAAGATGGCGATGGCGAACCCCGAGCAGGTGGAGTTCCTCTTCAACGTCATCATCGAGGACGACCCGCTCTTCTCGGGCGCTCGGCTCTCGTGCCGGGATATCGAGGCGCGCACCCGCTGCTCCTGCGGCTACGAGGGGAGCGAGCGGTTTGTCTGCCCCCAGTGCGGGAAACTCCCGGAAGTTGTTGCTGGAATGGAGATCGTAGTCACAAACATCGAGATAGAAGTGGACGAAGAATGA